GCACACTCCAGGGTTCCCGCCTGGATAGCCTGGTGGACCTCTACTATTTCAGGCGTTCCCTTCATAGTGACCTGTCACGGCATATACTCGCTGAACGCCGGTCTAACCCCATACCGCCATGCGGATGGGGCTATCTGCGTCTCCAAGGCTGTGATGGATCATCAGAGGGACTGGCTCCCGACCAGGACCGCCGTCATAAAAAACGGCATACCCGACCCTGGGGTAAGGTGGAGCCCGAAAGAGGGCGGCCCATTCAGGTTTCTGTTTGTCGGACGGCTCACGAAGGTGAAGGGAATCGACTTTCTTATATCGGCCTTCCTCCCGATGGCGAACAGGCAGGACTGGGTTCTCGATATAGCGGGAGAGGGGCCACTTGAGGAAGAGCTCAGGGAAAAGGTGGCCTCCGCCGGTCTGGGAGACCGAATATCCTTTCTTGGCTACAGAGACGACGTGGCGGAGCTGCTGTCTAAAAGCCACTGCTGTCTATTTCCCTCCAGGAGCGAAGGGGCGGGTCTGGTCCTCCTGACCGCTCTGGCGGTGGGGACCCCGGTGATAGCCTCCGACCTGCCCGCCTTCAG
The Dethiosulfovibrio salsuginis genome window above contains:
- a CDS encoding glycosyltransferase family 4 protein, with protein sequence MDIGELEMKIVHLLPGLEVGGVETHVVDLASEQARSGHRVTVVSGGGRMVSQLHPDVTHITMAVHRKNPITGAICAVKLAWMARSKGWDVLHAHSRVPAWIAWWTSTISGVPFIVTCHGIYSLNAGLTPYRHADGAICVSKAVMDHQRDWLPTRTAVIKNGIPDPGVRWSPKEGGPFRFLFVGRLTKVKGIDFLISAFLPMANRQDWVLDIAGEGPLEEELREKVASAGLGDRISFLGYRDDVAELLSKSHCCLFPSRSEGAGLVLLTALAVGTPVIASDLPAFRETLDDRSLIPMEASVWTDRLANAIDHPDSPQPTSPPRSIHDMAVEVGEFYVTK